A part of Paenibacillus donghaensis genomic DNA contains:
- a CDS encoding response regulator transcription factor yields MWNVLLVEDEVFVRESVREIIQWEELGFRVVGESGNGVEALELIHRLKPDLVLADIIMPGMDGIELLKQTRQAGLSAKFVMLTCMGEFEYVRQAMEYGASNYILKLSMSVNSLRDTLRKVSAELDERAGKQGHGTEAAAAVGERSGPRRSSADDIHPVAEEGEGVEVEADDEAGLQAHATAPAHSGFQPLQEPVVSHPEISKIIEFIGRHFDQDITVKSMSRYVMMGENYISALFKKKTGHTLIHYLHGVRMEKAAELLRGSDLAVQEIGHRVGFANDNYFIKIFKRWTGVTPSQYRHRAP; encoded by the coding sequence ATGTGGAATGTTCTTCTTGTGGAGGATGAAGTGTTCGTCAGGGAGTCGGTCCGGGAGATCATTCAATGGGAGGAGCTTGGTTTCCGCGTGGTCGGAGAGTCCGGGAACGGGGTGGAGGCGCTGGAGCTGATCCATCGTCTTAAGCCGGATCTGGTGCTGGCCGACATTATCATGCCAGGCATGGACGGAATTGAACTGCTGAAGCAGACCCGGCAGGCCGGACTGTCTGCCAAGTTCGTAATGCTGACCTGCATGGGCGAATTCGAATATGTCCGCCAGGCTATGGAATACGGCGCTTCCAACTACATTCTGAAGCTGTCGATGAGCGTCAATTCGCTGCGGGATACGCTGCGCAAGGTGAGCGCCGAGCTGGATGAACGGGCAGGGAAGCAGGGCCACGGCACGGAAGCCGCCGCCGCAGTTGGTGAACGTTCGGGGCCACGCCGCAGCTCAGCCGATGACATTCATCCGGTAGCTGAGGAGGGTGAGGGGGTTGAAGTTGAGGCTGACGATGAGGCCGGTCTTCAAGCGCACGCAACAGCACCCGCCCACTCCGGCTTCCAGCCGCTGCAGGAGCCGGTGGTTAGCCATCCTGAGATCAGCAAGATCATTGAGTTCATCGGCCGCCATTTCGATCAGGATATCACGGTCAAGTCCATGTCGCGATATGTGATGATGGGGGAGAATTATATCAGCGCCCTGTTCAAGAAGAAAACCGGCCATACGCTGATCCATTATTTGCATGGCGTGCGGATGGAGAAGGCGGCAGAGCTGCTGCGCGGCAGTGATCTGGCGGTTCAGGAGATCGGCCACCGGGTCGGCTTCGCCAATGATAATTATTTCATCAAAATATTCAAGCGCTGGACGGGAGTTACCCCAAGCCAATACCGTCACCGGGCGCCGTAG
- a CDS encoding ABC transporter substrate-binding protein translates to MGTKKRLAVRIMASVLLLGMLGGCGGNNQAGNESGSGNAGGDKVKLTMWGAVPPENGPQEVVDNWNKEHPDVQVEYVRFVNDDDGNLKLDTALSTGQNVDLFVNYTLTNLDKRVKGGTALDLGEFSDYNIDEKMGTDAASWKIDDKYYGMPTKKNAQFIAVNKEALDQAGLALPKAWTWDEAREYAVKLKAEGFKYGLVQHTTPFVDSLDSVMVKNGYVKPDGSSNMDDPLVTKWLETLNGMMKEDLTTPPLGEQLTSKMPVENMFLSGEAAMINIGEWLLRSSNNMTEFPREFKIAFAPIPRLTENEADFIKSGGLGDLISINAKSKHKDAAWEFLKWYADGGMIPMAAGGRLPSSNAVDQQTAIEHLLGDHADTYDKESLEFMLYGDKTPTFVRGIAQEVVDMRAQEYEKYFLGNQTAAETVQNMVKRHNGWLKQNP, encoded by the coding sequence ATGGGAACTAAAAAAAGATTGGCTGTACGGATCATGGCAAGCGTGCTGCTGCTCGGTATGCTGGGCGGCTGTGGCGGGAACAACCAGGCAGGTAACGAGAGCGGGAGCGGCAATGCAGGCGGCGACAAGGTCAAGCTGACGATGTGGGGGGCTGTGCCGCCGGAGAACGGGCCGCAGGAGGTAGTGGATAACTGGAACAAGGAGCATCCCGATGTCCAGGTGGAGTATGTGCGCTTCGTCAATGATGATGACGGCAATCTCAAGCTGGACACCGCGCTGTCCACCGGCCAGAATGTGGATCTGTTCGTCAATTATACGCTCACCAATCTGGATAAACGCGTGAAAGGCGGCACCGCGCTCGATCTGGGTGAATTCAGTGACTACAATATTGATGAGAAGATGGGGACGGACGCCGCTTCCTGGAAGATTGACGACAAATACTATGGCATGCCTACGAAGAAGAATGCGCAGTTCATCGCCGTGAACAAGGAAGCGCTGGATCAGGCGGGGCTGGCTCTTCCCAAGGCCTGGACCTGGGATGAAGCGAGGGAATATGCTGTGAAGCTGAAAGCGGAGGGGTTCAAATATGGCCTGGTGCAGCACACCACCCCGTTCGTGGACTCACTGGACTCGGTGATGGTCAAGAATGGCTACGTTAAGCCGGATGGCAGCTCCAATATGGATGATCCGCTGGTGACGAAGTGGCTGGAGACCTTGAACGGGATGATGAAGGAAGACCTGACTACACCGCCGCTCGGCGAGCAGCTGACCTCCAAGATGCCGGTGGAGAATATGTTCCTCTCCGGCGAAGCGGCGATGATCAACATCGGCGAATGGCTGCTGCGCAGCTCGAATAACATGACGGAGTTCCCGCGTGAATTCAAGATTGCGTTTGCGCCGATTCCGCGATTGACCGAGAATGAGGCGGATTTCATCAAAAGCGGCGGCCTCGGCGATCTCATCTCCATCAATGCGAAGTCTAAGCATAAAGATGCGGCCTGGGAATTCCTGAAGTGGTATGCGGACGGCGGCATGATTCCGATGGCCGCAGGCGGCCGCCTGCCGTCCTCGAATGCGGTGGATCAGCAGACCGCCATTGAGCATCTGCTGGGCGACCATGCCGATACCTATGACAAGGAGTCGCTGGAATTTATGCTTTACGGCGACAAGACGCCAACCTTTGTGCGCGGCATTGCCCAGGAGGTCGTCGATATGCGGGCTCAGGAATATGAGAAGTATTTCCTCGGCAACCAGACCGCAGCAGAGACCGTGCAGAATATGGTCAAACGCCACAATGGGTGGCTGAAGCAGAATCCATAA
- a CDS encoding carbohydrate ABC transporter permease — translation MNKSWMKRQSRLGYLFIGPNMLGVLLFFIIPAAYSFYLMFTDYRFMDPDTNFVGLANIRRMLGDEIFYVALRNTFIFLLAVPVSILLSFLVAVALNKSVYLQKTLRALYFMPYITSGVAIAFVWMLLFQPTSGPINGFLQGIGIAHPPGWLSTTESSMYAIDIIWIWFMLGYNMIIYLAALQEIPEELLEAARIDGARPLQTLLRIIWPLVSPTTFLLLITGLIMTIKNFGIIQAITQGGPGNSTTVLSLFIYQNAFRYYEMGYAAAISWALFVIIMIFTVLQWLGQKRWVHY, via the coding sequence ATGAATAAATCATGGATGAAGCGGCAGAGCCGGCTGGGCTACCTGTTTATCGGGCCGAATATGCTGGGTGTGCTGTTGTTTTTCATCATACCGGCGGCGTATTCCTTTTATCTGATGTTTACGGACTACCGGTTTATGGACCCGGATACGAACTTTGTGGGCTTGGCGAATATAAGGCGGATGCTGGGCGACGAGATCTTCTATGTGGCGCTCCGCAACACCTTTATCTTCCTGCTGGCTGTGCCGGTGTCCATTCTGCTGTCCTTTCTAGTAGCTGTGGCGCTGAACAAATCCGTCTATCTGCAAAAAACACTACGGGCGCTCTATTTCATGCCCTACATTACGAGCGGTGTAGCCATCGCCTTCGTCTGGATGCTGCTGTTCCAGCCGACCTCGGGTCCGATCAACGGATTCCTGCAAGGCATTGGCATTGCCCATCCGCCTGGCTGGCTGTCAACTACGGAATCCTCCATGTATGCCATCGACATCATCTGGATCTGGTTTATGCTCGGCTACAACATGATCATCTACCTGGCCGCGCTGCAGGAAATTCCGGAAGAGCTGCTGGAGGCGGCACGAATCGACGGGGCGCGCCCGCTGCAGACCTTGCTCCGGATCATCTGGCCACTGGTAAGCCCAACCACCTTCCTGCTGCTGATTACCGGACTGATCATGACGATCAAGAACTTCGGCATTATTCAGGCCATTACCCAAGGCGGCCCCGGAAACAGCACGACCGTGCTCTCTCTGTTCATCTACCAGAACGCCTTCCGTTATTACGAGATGGGGTATGCGGCAGCCATCAGCTGGGCGCTGTTTGTAATCATTATGATTTTTACCGTGCTGCAGTGGCTTGGACAGAAACGCTGGGTTCATTATTAA
- a CDS encoding carbohydrate ABC transporter permease, whose product MMTLMMSGFALLMIVPFIWMISTSFKSPADVFKYPIQWIPASLNWEHHIKVWSGSDSFVTYYLNSLKISLISMAGAVFLSAFAAYGFARIQFKGREPLFLVYLSMMMVPPQVLFVPKFLMFEWAGIYNTHWALILPGMFTIFGVFMLRQFFLSVPAEISEAAFIDGAGHFRIFFRLVLPLAKPALATLAIIDFSWHWNDYENALVFLLDKDLYTVPLGLQNFILENNVDYNGMMAAATAGIIPMILVFLIGQRYIIQGVAGSAVKG is encoded by the coding sequence ATGATGACACTGATGATGTCCGGCTTCGCGCTGCTGATGATTGTGCCTTTCATCTGGATGATCAGCACTTCGTTCAAAAGTCCGGCAGATGTCTTCAAATATCCAATTCAGTGGATTCCCGCCAGCCTGAACTGGGAGCACCACATCAAGGTATGGAGCGGCAGCGACAGCTTCGTGACCTATTACCTGAATTCACTCAAAATATCGCTGATCAGCATGGCTGGTGCAGTCTTCCTGTCTGCCTTCGCCGCCTATGGCTTCGCACGGATTCAATTCAAGGGCCGGGAACCGCTATTCCTCGTCTATCTCTCGATGATGATGGTTCCGCCACAGGTGCTGTTTGTGCCCAAATTTCTGATGTTTGAGTGGGCAGGCATCTACAATACCCATTGGGCGTTGATCCTGCCCGGGATGTTCACGATCTTCGGTGTGTTTATGCTGCGCCAGTTCTTCCTCTCTGTACCCGCAGAGATCTCGGAAGCTGCCTTCATCGACGGAGCCGGGCACTTCCGCATTTTCTTCCGGCTGGTGCTGCCGCTGGCGAAGCCCGCCCTGGCTACCCTGGCGATCATTGACTTCTCCTGGCACTGGAATGATTACGAGAATGCGCTCGTCTTCCTGCTGGACAAAGACCTCTACACCGTGCCGCTGGGCCTGCAGAATTTCATTCTGGAGAACAATGTCGATTATAACGGCATGATGGCAGCGGCCACGGCGGGTATTATCCCGATGATCCTGGTCTTCCTGATCGGCCAGCGCTACATCATCCAGGGTGTGGCCGGGAGCGCGGTGAAGGGGTAG